A genomic region of Manihot esculenta cultivar AM560-2 chromosome 15, M.esculenta_v8, whole genome shotgun sequence contains the following coding sequences:
- the LOC110602213 gene encoding RAN GTPase-activating protein 2 isoform X2 translates to MDAATMKPQHRPFSIKLWPPSQNTRQMLVTRITGNLTTKSIFTQKYGTLSKEEAEENAKKIEDVAFVTANQHYEMEPDGDGGSAVQLYAKECSKLILEVLKRGPAKKEEREVLVSEEPAASLNKVFDISKGPRSFIEASEAENILGPLKEPGNSYTKICFSNRSFGPEAARVAQPILISMKDQLKEVDLSDFIAGRPEEEALEVMNIFSSALEGSILRSLDLSNNALGEKGVRAFGALLQSQSCLEELYLMNDGISEEAARAVCELIPSTEKLRILHFHNNMTGDPGALAISEVLKRSPLLEDFRCSSTRVGTEGGIALAEALETCTHLKKLDLRDNMFGVEGGVALCKALSKHAGLTEIYLSYLNLEDEGAVAIANSLKESAPLLEVLDMAGNDITAEAAPDLSACIAVKQNLCKLNLSENELKDEGAIQISKALEGHIQLNEVDMNTNSLGRVGARVLAQVVVQKPKFKLLNIDANCISDEGIDEVKKIFKNSPDLLGPLDDNCPEGGDDDEEEEYGEHDGDQHDLESKLSNLEVNRED, encoded by the coding sequence ATGGATGCTGCAACAATGAAGCCGCAACACCGCccattttcaattaaattatggcCACCTAGCCAAAACACAAGGCAAATGCTTGTGACGCGCATTACAGGAAATCTCACTACAAAGTCAATTTTCACCCAGAAGTATGGAACTCTGAGCAAAGAGGAGGCTGAGGAAAAtgcaaaaaaaattgaagatgtTGCTTTTGTCACTGCAAACCAACATTATGAAATGGAGCCAGATGGTGATGGAGGGTCTGCCGTGCAGCTATATGCAAAGGAGTGTAGTAAGCTAATTTTGGAAGTTCTTAAAAGAGGCCCTGCAAAAAAGGAGGAAAGAGAAGTCCTGGTTTCAGAGGAACCTGCTGCATCCCTTAATAAAGTTTTTGATATATCTAAAGGCCCACGATCCTTTATTGAGGCATCGGAGGCTGAGAATATACTAGGGCCATTAAAGGAACCGGGAAATTCATATACTAAGATATGCTTTAGTAACAGAAGCTTTGGTCCGGAAGCTGCCCGTGTTGCTCAGCCCATTTTAATTTCCATGAAGGATCAATTGAAGGAAGTTGATTTGTCAGATTTCATTGCTGGAAGGCCAGAGGAGGAAGCTCTGGAGGTTATGAATATATTTTCTTCTGCTCTGGAAGGTAGCATTCTAAGGTCTTTGGACCTCTCAAACAATGCCTTGGGTGAAAAGGGTGTGAGGGCCTTTGGGGCACTACTTCAATCACAGAGTTGCTTGGAGGAGCTTTATCTAATGAATGATGGCATTTCAGAGGAAGCTGCACGAGCAGTTTGTGAATTGATTCCTTCCACAGAGAAGCTTAGGATCCTTCATTTCCATAATAATATGACAGGAGATCCAGGGGCTCTTGCCATTTCTGAGGTTCTGAAACGTTCTCCCTTACTGGAAGATTTTCGATGCTCTTCTACGAGAGTAGGCACAGAAGGAGGAATTGCCTTGGCAGAAGCACTTGAGACTTGCACTCATTTGAAGAAGCTTGACCTGCGAGACAACATGTTTGGTGTGGAAGGTGGAGTCGCTCTGTGTAAAGCTCTTTCCAAGCATGCAGGTCTGACTGAGATTTATTTAAGTTATCTGAATTTGGAAGATGAGGGTGCTGTTGCCATAGCCAATTCTCTCAAGGAATCGGCACCCCTACTTGAAGTGTTGGACATGGCTGGAAATGACATAACAGCTGAAGCTGCTCCTGATCTGTCCGCTTGTATAGCAGTGAAGCAGAACCTTTGCAAGTTGAACTTGTCTGAAAATGAGCTGAAGGATGAAGGTGCTATCCAGATTAGCAAGGCCTTGGAAGGTCATATTCAGTTGAATGAAGTTGATATGAACACCAATTCCTTAGGAAGGGTTGGGGCTCGGGTCTTGGCACAAGTGGTGGTGCAGAAGCCCAAGTTTAAATTGCTGAATATAGATGCGAATTGCATCTCTGATGAAGGCATTGATGAGGTCAAGAAGATTTTTAAGAATTCCCCGGACTTGCTTGGGCCCTTGGATGATAATTGTCCTGAAGGaggtgatgatgatgaagaagaagaatatgGAGAGCATGATGGTGATCAGCATGACTTGGAATCGAAACTGAGTAATCTTGAAGTTAACAGAGAGGATTAA
- the LOC110602213 gene encoding RAN GTPase-activating protein 2 isoform X1 codes for MELNLWDKQLSAHEVKSIVVLYFAMDAATMKPQHRPFSIKLWPPSQNTRQMLVTRITGNLTTKSIFTQKYGTLSKEEAEENAKKIEDVAFVTANQHYEMEPDGDGGSAVQLYAKECSKLILEVLKRGPAKKEEREVLVSEEPAASLNKVFDISKGPRSFIEASEAENILGPLKEPGNSYTKICFSNRSFGPEAARVAQPILISMKDQLKEVDLSDFIAGRPEEEALEVMNIFSSALEGSILRSLDLSNNALGEKGVRAFGALLQSQSCLEELYLMNDGISEEAARAVCELIPSTEKLRILHFHNNMTGDPGALAISEVLKRSPLLEDFRCSSTRVGTEGGIALAEALETCTHLKKLDLRDNMFGVEGGVALCKALSKHAGLTEIYLSYLNLEDEGAVAIANSLKESAPLLEVLDMAGNDITAEAAPDLSACIAVKQNLCKLNLSENELKDEGAIQISKALEGHIQLNEVDMNTNSLGRVGARVLAQVVVQKPKFKLLNIDANCISDEGIDEVKKIFKNSPDLLGPLDDNCPEGGDDDEEEEYGEHDGDQHDLESKLSNLEVNRED; via the exons ATGGAACTAAATCTCTGGGACAAACAGTTGTCCGCGCATGAAGTAAAATCAATAGTG GTTCTTTATTTTGCGATGGATGCTGCAACAATGAAGCCGCAACACCGCccattttcaattaaattatggcCACCTAGCCAAAACACAAGGCAAATGCTTGTGACGCGCATTACAGGAAATCTCACTACAAAGTCAATTTTCACCCAGAAGTATGGAACTCTGAGCAAAGAGGAGGCTGAGGAAAAtgcaaaaaaaattgaagatgtTGCTTTTGTCACTGCAAACCAACATTATGAAATGGAGCCAGATGGTGATGGAGGGTCTGCCGTGCAGCTATATGCAAAGGAGTGTAGTAAGCTAATTTTGGAAGTTCTTAAAAGAGGCCCTGCAAAAAAGGAGGAAAGAGAAGTCCTGGTTTCAGAGGAACCTGCTGCATCCCTTAATAAAGTTTTTGATATATCTAAAGGCCCACGATCCTTTATTGAGGCATCGGAGGCTGAGAATATACTAGGGCCATTAAAGGAACCGGGAAATTCATATACTAAGATATGCTTTAGTAACAGAAGCTTTGGTCCGGAAGCTGCCCGTGTTGCTCAGCCCATTTTAATTTCCATGAAGGATCAATTGAAGGAAGTTGATTTGTCAGATTTCATTGCTGGAAGGCCAGAGGAGGAAGCTCTGGAGGTTATGAATATATTTTCTTCTGCTCTGGAAGGTAGCATTCTAAGGTCTTTGGACCTCTCAAACAATGCCTTGGGTGAAAAGGGTGTGAGGGCCTTTGGGGCACTACTTCAATCACAGAGTTGCTTGGAGGAGCTTTATCTAATGAATGATGGCATTTCAGAGGAAGCTGCACGAGCAGTTTGTGAATTGATTCCTTCCACAGAGAAGCTTAGGATCCTTCATTTCCATAATAATATGACAGGAGATCCAGGGGCTCTTGCCATTTCTGAGGTTCTGAAACGTTCTCCCTTACTGGAAGATTTTCGATGCTCTTCTACGAGAGTAGGCACAGAAGGAGGAATTGCCTTGGCAGAAGCACTTGAGACTTGCACTCATTTGAAGAAGCTTGACCTGCGAGACAACATGTTTGGTGTGGAAGGTGGAGTCGCTCTGTGTAAAGCTCTTTCCAAGCATGCAGGTCTGACTGAGATTTATTTAAGTTATCTGAATTTGGAAGATGAGGGTGCTGTTGCCATAGCCAATTCTCTCAAGGAATCGGCACCCCTACTTGAAGTGTTGGACATGGCTGGAAATGACATAACAGCTGAAGCTGCTCCTGATCTGTCCGCTTGTATAGCAGTGAAGCAGAACCTTTGCAAGTTGAACTTGTCTGAAAATGAGCTGAAGGATGAAGGTGCTATCCAGATTAGCAAGGCCTTGGAAGGTCATATTCAGTTGAATGAAGTTGATATGAACACCAATTCCTTAGGAAGGGTTGGGGCTCGGGTCTTGGCACAAGTGGTGGTGCAGAAGCCCAAGTTTAAATTGCTGAATATAGATGCGAATTGCATCTCTGATGAAGGCATTGATGAGGTCAAGAAGATTTTTAAGAATTCCCCGGACTTGCTTGGGCCCTTGGATGATAATTGTCCTGAAGGaggtgatgatgatgaagaagaagaatatgGAGAGCATGATGGTGATCAGCATGACTTGGAATCGAAACTGAGTAATCTTGAAGTTAACAGAGAGGATTAA
- the LOC110600815 gene encoding 2-hydroxyisoflavanone dehydratase, with product MSSIDKEVEVEIAPFVRVYKDGSVERLMGAPIVPPSSQDPETGVSSKDVTISQNPPISARLYLPKLIEPTQQKLPILVYFHGGGFCIDSAFSLNETKYMNRLVSQAEVVAISVEYRLAPEHLLPTAYEDCWAALQWVASHFADKGINTKDPWISNYGDFGRLYIGGDSAGANIAHNLIMRASNEALPGDVKILGAYLTHPYFWGAEPVGSECREEREKLVTNLLWALVYPSAPGGIDNPMMNPVALGAPNLAGLGCSRLLISVAEKDLLRDRGILYYEAVKESGWKGEVEFNEAEGEGHAFHILNCETESAKNLIKSLASFLLK from the coding sequence ATGAGTTCCATTGACAAGGAAGTAGAGGTTGAGATAGCCCCTTTTGTCAGAGTTTACAAGGATGGCTCTGTGGAACGACTAATGGGAGCTCCAATTGTGCCTCCGTCATCTCAAGACCCAGAAACCGGTGTCTCATCCAAAGACGTCACCATCTCACAGAACCCTCCCATCTCAGCAAGACTCTACCTTCCAAAACTCATTGAACCCACTCAACAAAAGCTCCCTATTTTGGTCTACTTTCATGGTGGAGGCTTCTGCATCGATTCTGCCTTCTCTTTAAACGAAACCAAATACATGAACCGTTTGGTTTCTCAAGCCGAAGTCGTTGCTATCTCAGTAGAGTACAGGTTAGCCCCCGAACATCTTCTCCCTACTGCTTATGAAGACTGCTGGGCTGCCCTTCAATGGGTGGCATCGCACTTTGCCGATAAGGGGATTAATACTAAAGACCCGTGGATATCAAATTATGGTGATTTTGGGAGACTTTATATCGGTGGTGATAGCGCAGGGGCCAACATCGCTCACAATTTAATCATGCGAGCTAGCAATGAAGCATTGCCTGGAGATGTCAAGATTTTGGGTGCTTATCTCACCCACCCTTACTTCTGGGGCGCAGAACCAGTAGGTTCAGAATGCAGAGAAGAACGCGAGAAGCTGGTAACGAACTTGCTTTGGGCTCTGGTATATCCGTCGGCTCCTGGTGGCATTGACAATCCAATGATGAACCCAGTTGCTTTAGGAGCCCCAAACTTGGCTGGACTTGGGTGTTCTCGGTTGCTAATCAGTGTTGCTGAAAAGGATTTGCTGAGAGATAGGGGTATTTTGTACTATGAAGCAGTGAAGGAAAGTGGATGGAAAGGAGAGGTGGAATTCAACGAGGCAGAGGGAGAAGGTCATGCTTTTCATATTCTGAATTGTGAGACTGAGAGTGCTAAGAATTTGATCAAAAGCTTGGCTTCTTTTTTGCTAAAGTGA